From a single Brassica oleracea var. oleracea cultivar TO1000 chromosome C5, BOL, whole genome shotgun sequence genomic region:
- the LOC106292493 gene encoding uncharacterized protein LOC106292493 produces MESNVMFSGFSPTTLSLETPQNPPNPVQFQHPHPHPYTAANDQQTHQQQQQPMKQLYPYAAKTKQLSPISVGGGGEEDDRGSGSGSGCHPEDSAGTDGKRKISPWHRMKWTDTMVRLLIMAVFYIGDEAGGLGGDQTDGKKKISGGILQKKGKWKSVSRAMVEKGFSVSPQQCEDKFNDLNKRYKRVNDILGRGTACRVVENQGLLEGMDHLTPKLRDEVKKLLNSKHLFFKEMCAYHNSCGHLDQNQIPVQSKPDHKGCFQMAMIVEREEEEGESDMAEDSETEIEDTDEEEEEEEETSKKRRVSAAVKRMREETARVLDDPGKSAWEKKEWMRRKALEIEERKVGYEWEAVEMEKQRVKWIRYRSKKEREMEKAKLENQRRSLETERMVLVLRRREIELTELQLAGKRVDPSSATGVR; encoded by the coding sequence ATGGAATCTAATGTAATGTTCTCTGGGTTTAGTCCCACAACGTTAAGCCTCGAGACTCCTCAGAATCCTCCAAACCCAGTTCAGTTTCAGCATCCTCATCCGCACCCTTACACAGCCGCCAACGATCAGCAAACTCATCAACAACAACAACAACCGATGAAACAGTTATACCCTTACGCAGCCAAGACCAAACAGCTCTCGCCAATAAGCGTCGGCGGAGGAGGAGAAGAAGACGACCGCGGGTCGGGTTCCGGATCCGGGTGCCACCCGGAAGACAGCGCCGGAACCGACGGGAAGAGGAAAATCTCTCCGTGGCACCGGATGAAATGGACTGACACTATGGTCCGGCTCCTCATCATGGCGGTTTTCTACATCGGCGACGAGGCCGGTGGGTTGGGAGGAGATCAAACCGACGGGAAGAAGAAGATCAGTGGGGGGATTCTGCAGAAGAAAGGGAAGTGGAAGTCCGTGTCGAGAGCCATGGTGGAGAAAGGCTTCTCAGTGTCGCCGCAGCAGTGCGAGGACAAGTTCAACGACTTGAATAAAAGGTACAAGAGAGTCAACGACATTCTCGGGAGAGGCACGGCTTGTCGTGTAGTGGAGAATCAGGGTTTGTTAGAAGGGATGGATCATCTCACGCCCAAGTTGAGAGACGAGGTTAAGAAGCTGCTTAACTCTAAGCATTTGTTTTTTAAGGAGATGTGCGCTTATCATAATAGCTGCGGGCATTTAGACCAAAATCAGATCCCGGTTCAGTCTAAACCGGATCATAAGGGGTGTTTTCAGATGGCGATGATTGTGGAGAGAGAGGAGGAGGAGGGAGAGTCTGATATGGCGGAGGATTCGGAGACGGAGATTGAGGACACGGATGAGGAGGAGGAGGAGGAAGAGGAGACGAGTAAGAAGCGGAGGGTATCCGCGGCTGTGAAGCGGATGAGAGAGGAGACGGCGCGCGTGTTGGATGATCCCGGGAAGAGCGCGTGGGAGAAGAAGGAGTGGATGAGGAGGAAGGCGCTGGAGATTGAGGAGAGGAAGGTCGGGTACGAGTGGGAGGCGGTGGAGATGGAGAAGCAGAGGGTGAAGTGGATAAGGTATAGGAGCAAGAAAGAGAGGGAGATGGAGAAGGCTAAGCTGGAGAACCAGCGGAGGAGTCTTGAGACGGAGAGGATGGTTCTGGTTCTGAGGCGGAGGGAGATTGAGCTGACGGAGTTGCAGTTGGCGGGTAAACGGGTCGACCCGAGTTCAGCGACCGGGGTGAGATGA